A part of Chloroflexota bacterium genomic DNA contains:
- a CDS encoding ADP-ribosylglycohydrolase family protein, whose protein sequence is MLGAMIGDIVGSVYEWHNIKTPDFEFFTRECFFTDDTVLTAATAHALLTDGDYTRAYQDFSRRYPGRGYGGRFAQWIWSEDPQPYNSWGNGSAMRVSPVGFALDTVADVLAEAERSAAVTHNHPEGIKGAQATALAILLARQGADKAVIRDEINGRFGYDLNRTLAEIRPGYQFDVSCQGTVPEAIIAFLESTDFENAIRLAISLGGDSDTLTNITGGIAEAFYGIPDELANKGKTYLLEELLEIIAEFINQKG, encoded by the coding sequence TTGCTTGGTGCGATGATCGGTGATATCGTCGGTTCGGTTTATGAATGGCACAACATCAAAACCCCCGATTTTGAATTCTTTACACGTGAATGTTTTTTCACCGATGACACCGTGCTGACCGCAGCGACCGCGCATGCCTTGCTGACGGATGGGGATTACACCCGCGCCTATCAGGATTTCTCCCGCCGCTACCCTGGCCGCGGCTATGGCGGGCGATTCGCCCAATGGATCTGGTCGGAAGATCCCCAGCCCTATAACAGTTGGGGGAATGGTTCAGCCATGCGGGTCAGTCCGGTTGGTTTCGCCCTCGACACAGTTGCCGACGTCCTGGCGGAAGCCGAACGCAGCGCAGCCGTGACCCATAACCACCCCGAGGGGATCAAAGGCGCTCAGGCCACCGCTCTGGCCATCCTGCTGGCCCGTCAGGGCGCGGATAAGGCTGTCATCCGAGATGAAATCAACGGTCGCTTTGGATATGACCTGAACCGCACCTTAGCTGAGATCCGGCCGGGCTACCAGTTCGACGTTTCCTGCCAGGGGACGGTCCCGGAAGCGATCATCGCCTTTCTGGAGTCCACGGACTTCGAAAACGCGATCCGCCTCGCCATCTCATTGGGCGGTGACAGCGACACCCTGACGAATATCACCGGTGGAATCGCCGAGGCCTTTTATGGCATCCCGGATGAACTTGCTAATAAGGGTAAAACTTATCTACTGGAAGAACTTTTGGAGATAATAGCGGAATTCATAAATCAAAAGGGGTAA
- a CDS encoding nucleotide sugar dehydrogenase, giving the protein MKFKSLCIIGMGYIGLPTASVFANHGLNVLGMDVNSDVIKHLQAGEVHIFEPGLQKLFHQAIETGKLQVATEVSPADAFIIAVPTPFFDDKSADMRYVESAAESIMPHLRPGNLVILESTSPPLTTVDVVAPILEKSGLKAGQDFLLAYSPERVLPGRILEELVGNARVIGGVDRASAEAGRDLYQTFVQGDIILTDATTAEMVKLMENTSRDINIAIANEFSRLAQKFGVDIWEAIGIANRHPRVEILRPGIGVGGHCISVDPWFLVEAAPETARLVRTAREINDAQPIFVADLVEQAAGIIKDKTIAFLGLAFKPNVDDLRESPAVELAHDLQARGAEVLAYEPFKPESGLPGIHQVNTLAEALRNADLIVLAVAHDQFKALDPVEIAGMTPAKLVFDGVKSWDKAQWEAAGFTFTGLARRF; this is encoded by the coding sequence ATGAAATTTAAATCGCTTTGTATCATAGGCATGGGATACATCGGCTTGCCGACCGCAAGCGTTTTCGCCAATCATGGCCTGAATGTCCTCGGAATGGACGTCAATTCTGATGTAATCAAGCACTTGCAAGCTGGTGAAGTCCATATCTTTGAACCCGGTTTGCAAAAACTCTTCCACCAGGCAATTGAAACGGGAAAACTGCAGGTTGCGACAGAAGTCTCCCCGGCAGATGCCTTCATCATCGCCGTTCCAACACCCTTCTTTGATGACAAATCAGCCGATATGCGCTATGTTGAATCAGCCGCCGAATCAATCATGCCCCACCTACGGCCCGGCAACCTGGTGATCCTTGAATCCACCTCCCCTCCACTGACCACAGTGGATGTCGTTGCGCCCATCCTTGAAAAGAGCGGTTTGAAAGCTGGTCAGGATTTCCTGCTGGCTTATTCACCGGAACGGGTGCTGCCCGGTCGGATCCTGGAAGAATTGGTGGGCAATGCCCGAGTCATCGGCGGTGTGGACCGCGCCTCAGCGGAAGCCGGTCGAGATCTCTATCAGACCTTTGTTCAGGGTGACATCATCCTGACCGATGCCACCACGGCTGAAATGGTCAAACTGATGGAAAACACCTCCCGCGATATCAATATCGCCATCGCCAACGAGTTCTCCCGCCTGGCTCAAAAATTTGGCGTGGATATCTGGGAAGCCATCGGAATTGCCAATCGGCACCCTCGGGTGGAGATCCTGCGCCCTGGGATCGGCGTCGGCGGCCATTGCATCAGCGTGGATCCCTGGTTCCTAGTCGAAGCCGCACCGGAAACCGCCCGCTTGGTTCGTACAGCGCGTGAGATCAATGATGCCCAACCCATTTTCGTTGCGGATCTGGTCGAACAGGCCGCCGGCATTATAAAAGACAAGACCATTGCCTTTTTGGGGCTGGCCTTCAAGCCCAATGTGGATGACCTGCGAGAAAGCCCAGCCGTTGAGCTGGCCCACGACCTGCAAGCCCGTGGAGCGGAAGTCCTGGCCTATGAGCCCTTTAAACCTGAATCGGGACTACCCGGCATCCACCAAGTGAACACCCTCGCAGAAGCCCTCAGGAACGCTGACCTAATCGTGCTGGCTGTGGCTCACGACCAATTTAAAGCCTTGGACCCCGTCGAGATCGCAGGGATGACCCCTGCAAAGCTTGTTTTTGACGGCGTTAAATCCTGGGACAAAGCCCAATGGGAAGCTGCCGGGTTCACTTTCACCGGATTGGCCCGGAGATTTTAG
- a CDS encoding phospholipid carrier-dependent glycosyltransferase, whose amino-acid sequence MFILGTIGILQVLLFPGLIVRKFFDMPKGFWLRLAAIMGISLITNYLFVFVTTLLGIFTQITALIFVALEIAALVYLYRKDILATSISDFIVTFWHGLISPIYKIFPKLNTEDEEEKNKAILNIFAILLFVAALVAIELTFRIFRYNIGQIFNKWDAVLSWNKWATIWSSNTFPAQTEDYPQLIPTNWAMIYVLIGNHAVQFFAKSIMPLFAMMIMLVLLSLGIQTNNPGFFISIITLRLVFKKFLTDYIASGYVDIPLTFFGLMSTVFLWYVYKENDTEKKYRWWILSTLFSAGAAITKQAGLYFLGLNFLLGFYFMFGIKIKQAFVANWKRILIIISIIILIAIPWYGIKAVQIVQGETQSHIATPIQSTNKVHQGNNRVDTAISALLKLNKYFYFFLLAIPAALFIDNFWRWILILFVIPYTLIWSTYASYDTRNLAITFPIFTTIIGLGVWGFTQWILKVCQKIKLLRLPLFLPLILLIVGLLFGLNHTYTETFLAERQIDLQKQLFSPGLNEQLLTYFADKPTDIKILTSYPLDYIPGLHGQVNFSFSDLDQFEDFIYSGDIDYVLYPHYTSQEIKEAIAAGEEVSRFTVILSNSDWIPFTLIEVNEISD is encoded by the coding sequence ATGTTCATTTTGGGTACTATCGGAATACTCCAGGTTCTTTTGTTTCCCGGATTGATCGTCCGAAAGTTTTTTGATATGCCAAAAGGGTTCTGGCTCAGATTAGCCGCCATTATGGGCATCAGTCTGATCACTAACTACTTATTTGTCTTCGTAACAACCCTTCTGGGTATCTTCACGCAAATCACAGCCCTGATCTTCGTAGCCTTGGAAATTGCCGCATTAGTTTATCTATATCGAAAAGACATCCTGGCAACCTCGATCAGTGATTTCATAGTCACCTTCTGGCATGGGCTCATCTCTCCTATTTATAAAATCTTTCCGAAACTCAACACTGAGGATGAAGAAGAAAAAAACAAGGCAATCCTTAATATCTTTGCTATCCTGTTATTCGTGGCTGCATTAGTCGCCATCGAATTGACCTTTCGTATCTTCCGCTACAATATCGGCCAAATATTTAACAAATGGGATGCGGTCCTTTCCTGGAATAAATGGGCAACCATCTGGAGCTCCAATACCTTCCCCGCCCAAACAGAAGATTATCCCCAGTTGATCCCAACGAATTGGGCGATGATCTACGTCCTCATCGGAAATCATGCAGTCCAGTTCTTTGCCAAGTCAATCATGCCGCTCTTTGCCATGATGATCATGCTCGTCCTACTTAGTCTGGGTATTCAAACTAACAATCCCGGCTTTTTTATCTCCATTATCACCTTGCGTTTGGTCTTTAAGAAATTCCTAACCGATTACATAGCCTCCGGTTATGTGGATATCCCGCTGACCTTTTTCGGGTTAATGTCCACTGTTTTCTTATGGTATGTCTATAAAGAAAACGATACCGAAAAGAAATACAGATGGTGGATCCTCTCAACTCTATTTTCAGCAGGTGCGGCCATCACCAAACAAGCGGGCCTTTATTTCCTGGGTTTAAATTTCCTTTTGGGATTTTATTTCATGTTTGGAATTAAAATCAAACAAGCCTTTGTGGCAAACTGGAAGAGAATTCTTATCATCATTTCAATAATTATCCTTATCGCAATACCCTGGTATGGAATTAAGGCTGTCCAAATCGTACAAGGCGAAACGCAATCTCATATTGCCACTCCAATCCAATCCACAAACAAAGTCCATCAGGGAAATAATCGTGTAGATACAGCAATTTCAGCCCTGCTTAAGTTAAATAAGTATTTCTATTTCTTCTTACTCGCAATCCCAGCCGCCCTTTTCATTGACAACTTCTGGCGCTGGATACTAATCCTTTTTGTCATTCCCTACACACTGATTTGGTCCACATATGCCAGTTATGACACTCGAAACCTGGCAATAACCTTCCCGATATTTACCACAATCATTGGCCTGGGCGTTTGGGGATTCACCCAATGGATCCTTAAAGTATGTCAAAAGATTAAACTCCTACGACTCCCGCTCTTCCTCCCTTTGATCCTACTCATTGTCGGGCTGCTTTTTGGCCTAAATCACACCTATACTGAAACGTTCCTCGCTGAAAGACAGATTGACCTCCAAAAACAATTATTCAGCCCAGGATTAAATGAGCAATTATTGACCTACTTTGCTGATAAGCCAACCGATATCAAAATTTTAACTTCCTATCCTTTGGACTACATTCCAGGACTTCATGGGCAGGTCAATTTCTCTTTCAGCGATCTTGACCAATTTGAAGATTTTATTTATTCAGGTGATATTGATTATGTGCTCTATCCCCATTACACATCCCAGGAAATAAAAGAGGCAATCGCCGCAGGCGAGGAAGTAAGCCGGTTTACGGTCATTCTATCAAATTCCGATTGGATACCCTTCACTCTCATTGAAGTCAACGAGATTTCTGATTAA
- a CDS encoding HD domain-containing protein, with translation MQPVTIEEARIWYQDADPVHDFDHVLRVYRVAERLAKAEGADLEIVKAAALLHDSKGSAPGGEGQERAEHHITSAIFAGEVLAEKGWPKDKIKAVQHCIRAHRFRGKEDSPETIEAQVIFDADKLDVLGAIGAARTIAYAALDSQPSYAEPSEHFLATGQTEPGEPHSSYHEFLFKLQNVKGRMFTASGKALAEARHTYLVGFYEQLQAEARGEK, from the coding sequence ATGCAACCCGTCACCATCGAAGAAGCCCGCATCTGGTATCAGGATGCTGATCCCGTCCATGATTTTGACCATGTCCTGCGGGTCTATCGAGTGGCGGAGCGGCTGGCAAAAGCTGAAGGTGCAGACCTGGAGATCGTCAAGGCGGCCGCTTTATTACACGACTCAAAAGGCAGCGCGCCCGGCGGTGAAGGCCAGGAACGTGCCGAACACCATATCACCTCAGCTATTTTCGCAGGTGAAGTGCTTGCTGAAAAGGGTTGGCCGAAGGATAAGATCAAGGCCGTCCAACACTGCATCCGAGCCCACCGTTTTCGCGGCAAAGAGGATTCGCCTGAGACCATTGAAGCCCAGGTCATTTTCGATGCCGACAAACTGGACGTGTTGGGTGCGATTGGTGCTGCGCGTACCATCGCCTACGCAGCCCTGGATAGTCAGCCGTCCTATGCGGAACCCTCGGAACACTTCCTGGCAACCGGTCAGACTGAACCCGGGGAACCTCACTCCTCCTATCACGAGTTTCTCTTCAAATTACAGAACGTAAAAGGCCGGATGTTCACGGCAAGCGGAAAAGCGCTGGCAGAGGCCCGGCACACCTATCTGGTGGGTTTCTATGAACAGCTCCAGGCGGAAGCCCGGGGCGAAAAATGA
- a CDS encoding imidazolonepropionase, whose product MTPSNLTLIHNASQLLTLAGGPQRGHRLGELSLIQDGAIVIDGSRIVATGRSAALLERYSEADTFDAQRKVVMPGFVDPHTHMVWAGDRAGEFEMRLQGKTYMEIMAAGGGIVSTVNATREASVEALAEQTGERLSQAFRYGTTTVEVKTGYGLELASELKQLEVILALNTRGPISLVPTFLGAHAIPTEYADRPDEYVTLLCEGMLPEVKKWWQEHTKGQPLPFVDVFCEDGAFDLTQSRRILETAKELGYPLKIHADEFKNLGGASLAAELGAASADHLVRTSDADIEALAASDTVAVALPATPFGLNEAEYTPAKKIIAANGLLALATDANPGTAWGESMQFILALACRKMGLTPAQAIAAATINSAAALQRADKIGSLEPNKQADLLILSVSDYRHLGYRFGTNLVSYVVKQGRFYPIA is encoded by the coding sequence ATGACCCCTTCAAACCTGACACTTATCCACAATGCCTCCCAACTCCTAACTCTCGCCGGTGGGCCGCAGCGCGGTCACAGGCTGGGCGAATTGAGCCTGATCCAGGACGGCGCAATCGTTATTGATGGCAGCCGGATCGTTGCCACAGGGCGCAGCGCGGCGCTCCTTGAGCGCTACTCCGAAGCGGACACCTTCGACGCTCAGCGCAAGGTTGTGATGCCCGGGTTTGTTGATCCCCACACCCACATGGTTTGGGCCGGGGATCGAGCGGGTGAATTTGAGATGCGCCTGCAGGGTAAAACTTATATGGAAATCATGGCTGCCGGCGGCGGGATTGTCTCCACCGTCAATGCCACTCGAGAAGCCTCAGTCGAAGCGCTGGCAGAACAGACCGGTGAGCGATTATCACAGGCTTTCCGGTATGGCACCACAACCGTCGAGGTCAAAACCGGTTACGGTCTGGAACTCGCCAGCGAACTCAAACAACTGGAAGTGATCCTGGCGCTGAATACGCGGGGTCCGATCTCGTTGGTGCCCACCTTCCTGGGCGCACATGCCATTCCAACCGAATATGCTGACCGCCCCGATGAATATGTCACGCTACTCTGTGAGGGGATGCTGCCGGAGGTGAAGAAATGGTGGCAGGAACATACCAAAGGCCAGCCGCTGCCCTTTGTGGATGTCTTTTGTGAGGATGGCGCTTTTGACCTGACCCAAAGCCGGCGCATTCTGGAGACAGCCAAAGAACTGGGCTATCCGCTCAAAATCCACGCAGATGAATTCAAGAACCTTGGTGGGGCTTCACTGGCCGCCGAACTGGGTGCCGCCTCAGCGGATCACCTGGTGCGAACTTCGGATGCGGATATCGAAGCCCTGGCCGCATCAGATACGGTTGCTGTGGCGCTGCCGGCCACGCCTTTCGGATTGAACGAAGCGGAGTACACCCCCGCCAAGAAGATCATCGCTGCCAATGGCCTCCTGGCCCTGGCAACGGATGCCAACCCCGGCACCGCCTGGGGTGAATCGATGCAATTTATCCTGGCGCTGGCCTGCCGCAAGATGGGCCTAACCCCCGCCCAGGCCATTGCCGCGGCCACGATCAATTCAGCCGCAGCGCTCCAACGGGCGGACAAAATCGGTTCACTTGAGCCCAATAAACAGGCCGACTTATTGATCCTAAGCGTCAGCGATTACCGCCATCTGGGATATCGTTTCGGCACCAATCTCGTATCCTACGTGGTCAAACAGGGCAGGTTCTACCCGATCGCCTGA
- a CDS encoding SCO1664 family protein, which yields MDSTKEDILRTLQEGTLLLEGQFVYGSNTTLMVTAQFEGREIKAVYKPVQGERPLWDFPKETLAKREVTAYLVSEALDWDLVSPTVFRTDEALMGPGSLQQFIDHDPEYHYFSFNEADKVRLPEVMLFDHLVNNADRKSGHLLVDTNRKLWLIDHGVCFHKEDKLRTVIWDHAGQPIPANLLANLAMVLPALEPDGTLAEALTPFLLPAEIHALRERGQWLLETGIYPIPPEDRRAYPWPLV from the coding sequence ATGGACTCAACAAAAGAAGACATCCTGAGAACACTGCAGGAAGGCACCTTACTTCTGGAGGGTCAGTTTGTCTATGGGTCCAATACCACCCTGATGGTCACGGCCCAATTCGAAGGTCGTGAAATCAAGGCCGTTTATAAACCGGTCCAGGGGGAAAGACCCCTTTGGGATTTCCCCAAAGAGACTCTCGCCAAGCGGGAAGTGACTGCCTATCTGGTCAGCGAAGCCCTAGACTGGGACTTGGTCTCACCCACGGTCTTCCGGACGGATGAGGCGCTGATGGGGCCGGGTTCACTGCAACAATTCATTGATCATGACCCGGAATACCATTACTTTAGTTTCAACGAAGCCGACAAGGTTCGCCTGCCCGAAGTGATGCTCTTTGACCACCTGGTCAATAATGCTGACCGCAAATCCGGTCACCTGTTGGTTGACACTAACCGCAAGCTCTGGCTAATCGACCACGGCGTCTGCTTTCACAAGGAAGACAAGCTCCGCACGGTTATCTGGGATCACGCGGGTCAGCCTATCCCGGCAAACCTGTTGGCGAACTTAGCCATGGTTCTGCCCGCACTGGAACCAGATGGCACACTGGCAGAAGCGCTGACGCCGTTCCTCCTCCCAGCCGAGATTCACGCCCTGCGGGAGCGGGGCCAATGGCTGCTCGAAACCGGAATCTACCCTATCCCACCCGAAGACCGGCGTGCCTATCCCTGGCCGTTGGTATAA
- a CDS encoding DUF3090 family protein, giving the protein MAYIEIDLNPVTLLTVDAIGKPGERIFYLQGKGPDQVITLLVEKFQVQTLSLAIENLMTEIREKNPEIMDASPNYKEDEMTLEPPLDPLFRVGELSLGYDTEKDLMVLIAKEIDIDESEGQQKNASVVRFWCTRSQLWAMGRWGIELSSRGRPVWPSTGEPILPPGEFSPKNNGHKTTP; this is encoded by the coding sequence ATGGCGTATATTGAAATTGACCTCAATCCAGTCACCTTGCTCACAGTCGATGCCATCGGGAAACCCGGTGAGCGGATATTTTACCTTCAGGGGAAAGGCCCAGATCAGGTCATCACCCTCCTGGTTGAGAAATTTCAGGTGCAAACCCTCTCGCTCGCGATTGAGAACCTGATGACGGAGATTCGGGAGAAGAATCCAGAAATAATGGATGCCTCCCCCAACTATAAAGAAGATGAAATGACCCTCGAGCCCCCACTGGACCCACTTTTCCGGGTAGGCGAACTGAGCCTGGGCTATGACACCGAAAAAGATCTTATGGTCCTGATCGCCAAAGAGATTGACATTGATGAATCCGAGGGGCAGCAGAAAAATGCCAGCGTTGTCCGTTTCTGGTGCACCCGATCCCAACTTTGGGCAATGGGCCGCTGGGGAATTGAACTTTCCAGCCGAGGCAGACCCGTCTGGCCCTCCACTGGGGAACCCATTCTGCCCCCGGGTGAATTTTCACCCAAGAACAACGGGCACAAGACCACACCCTGA